A single window of Thalassoroseus pseudoceratinae DNA harbors:
- a CDS encoding efflux RND transporter periplasmic adaptor subunit: protein MHERLRMACVLLAVAVHAGCGETETTTEPVRPVRAIKVGDLKSIGGREFPGRASAKNEVELSFQVAGLLASLPVDVGSDVNKGDVIGTLDPRDFETALASAQATLAQARANLTAMETGARPEELEQLKATVSEAEATYKQALVDYQRTEKLFARGAATQQEIDVAVARRDRTSAQLVKAKEDLNIGMKGAREEDLEAKRSEIRALEAAVANAKNQLQYTVLKAPFDGEIAARYVDNFQTVVEKQPVVRLLDVATIEVTIQIPESIIPLVPLVKQVSCFFDVFGDREFVGRVTKVGSEASRTTRTYPVTIEIDQPEDVRILPGMAAKVRNKPDENEVVEEAGLIVPPSAVSAGEDGQKSFVWVVSEADKTVTRREVELGELTPVGLSVSKGLKRGEWVVTAGVNTLRENQQVKIFQDGGR, encoded by the coding sequence ATGCACGAGCGTCTAAGAATGGCCTGTGTCTTACTCGCCGTCGCGGTGCATGCGGGGTGTGGGGAGACGGAAACCACCACTGAACCGGTGCGACCCGTCCGCGCAATCAAGGTGGGAGACCTGAAATCCATTGGTGGCCGAGAATTCCCTGGACGAGCATCCGCCAAGAACGAAGTCGAACTCTCGTTTCAAGTCGCTGGGCTTCTGGCATCGCTCCCTGTCGATGTCGGAAGCGATGTGAACAAAGGCGACGTCATCGGTACCCTTGACCCACGCGACTTCGAAACAGCCCTGGCGAGCGCACAAGCGACGTTGGCCCAAGCCCGTGCGAACCTGACGGCCATGGAAACCGGTGCTCGACCGGAAGAACTCGAACAACTCAAGGCAACCGTTTCCGAAGCCGAAGCGACCTATAAACAGGCATTGGTCGACTATCAGCGAACCGAAAAACTCTTCGCCAGAGGAGCAGCCACCCAACAAGAAATCGATGTGGCCGTTGCTCGCCGTGACCGAACATCCGCGCAATTGGTTAAAGCCAAAGAAGATCTCAACATTGGGATGAAAGGCGCGCGGGAAGAAGATCTGGAGGCCAAACGGTCCGAGATTCGCGCTTTGGAAGCCGCCGTGGCGAATGCCAAGAACCAACTCCAATACACGGTGCTCAAAGCACCGTTCGATGGCGAAATCGCCGCCCGATATGTCGATAACTTTCAGACCGTCGTGGAAAAGCAACCGGTGGTCCGACTGTTGGATGTCGCCACGATCGAGGTCACAATCCAAATTCCCGAAAGCATCATTCCGCTTGTCCCATTGGTCAAACAAGTGAGTTGTTTTTTCGATGTCTTCGGTGATCGGGAGTTTGTTGGTCGCGTGACGAAAGTTGGTAGCGAAGCCTCACGCACCACACGCACATATCCCGTTACGATTGAGATCGATCAACCCGAGGACGTGCGAATTCTACCGGGCATGGCTGCCAAGGTCCGGAACAAACCCGACGAAAATGAAGTCGTGGAAGAGGCGGGATTGATTGTCCCACCATCCGCTGTCTCCGCTGGTGAGGATGGGCAAAAGAGCTTTGTTTGGGTCGTCAGCGAGGCCGACAAAACGGTCACACGTCGGGAAGTTGAACTCGGCGAACTCACGCCGGTCGGGCTGTCTGTCTCCAAAGGACTCAAACGTGGGGAATGGGTCGTGACCGCTGGCGTGAACACCCTGCGTGAAAATCAGCAAGTGAAGATTTTCCAAGACGGGGGACGCTAA